The following are encoded in a window of Physeter macrocephalus isolate SW-GA unplaced genomic scaffold, ASM283717v5 random_474, whole genome shotgun sequence genomic DNA:
- the EDC4 gene encoding enhancer of mRNA-decapping protein 4 isoform X4 codes for MASSCASIDIEDATQHLRDILKLDRPAGGPSAESQRPSNAYNGDLNGLLVPDPLCSGDGTSTNKPGLRAMPPINLQEKQVICLLGDDSSTCIGILAKEVEIVASSDSSISSKARGSNKVKIQPVAKYDWEQKYYYGNLIAVSNSFLAYAIRAANNGSAMVRVISVSTSERTLLKGFTGSVADLAFAHLNSPQLACLDEAGNLFVWRLALVNGKIQEEILVHIRQPEGTPLNHFRRIIWCPFIPEESEDCCEEGSPTVALLHEDRAEVWDLDMLRSNHSTWPVDVSQIKQGFIVVKGHSTCLSEGALSPDGTVLATASHDGFVKFWQIYIEGQDEPRCLHEWKPHDGRPLSCLLFCDNHKKQDPEVPFWRFLITGADQNRELKMWCTVSWTCLQTIRFSPDIFSSVSVPPSLKVCLDLSAEYLILSDVQRKVLYVMELLQNQEEGRACFSSISEFLLTHPVLSFGIQVVSRCRLRHTEVLPAEEENDSLGADGTHGAGAVESAAGVLIKLFCVHTKALQDVQIRFQPQLNPDVVAPLPTHPAREDFAFGESRPELASEGLGSATHGSQPDLRRIVELPAPADFLSLSGETKPKLMTPDAFMTPSASLQQIAASPSSSSSSSSSSLTAVSAMSSTSAVDPSLPRPPEELTLSPKLQLDGGLTMSSSSSLQASPRSLLPGLLPSPADKLPPKGPGQVPTAASTLSLELQEVEPLGLPQASPSRTRSPDVISSASTALSQDIPEIASEALSRGFGSSAPEGLEPDSMASAASALHLLSPRPRPGPELGPQLSLDGGPGDGDRHSTPSLLEAALTQEATAPDSQVWPTAPDITRETCSSLAESPRNGLQEKHKSLAFHRPPYHLLQQHDSQDASAEQSDHDDEVASLASAAGGFGTKVPTPRLPAKDWKTKGSPRASPKLKRKGKKDDGDSSVGSRLTEHQVAEAPEDWPALIWQQQRELAQLRHSQEELLQRLCTQLEGLQSTVTGHVERALESRHEQEQRRLERALAEGQQRGGQLQEQLTQQLSQALSSAVAGRLERSIRDEIKKTVPPCVSRSLEPVAGQLSNSVATKLTAVEGSMKENISKLLKSKNLTDAIARAAADTLQGPMQAAYREAFQSVVLPAFEKSCQAMFQQINDSFRLGTQEYLQQLESHMKSRKAREQEAREPVLAQLRGLVSTLQGATEQMAATVSSSVRAEVQHQLHVAVGSLQEAILAQVQRIVKGEVSVALKEQQAAVTSSIMQAMRSAAGTPVPATHLDCQAQQAHILQLLQQGHLNQAFQQALTAADLNLVLYVCETVDPGQVFGQPPCPLSQPVLLSLIQQLASDLGTRTDLKLSYLEEAVMHLDHSDPITRDHMGSVMAQVRQKLFQFLQAEPHNSLGKAARRLSLMLHGLMTPSLP; via the exons ATGGCCTCTTCCTGCGCGAGCATCGACATCGAGGACGCCACGCAGCACCTGCGGGACATCCTCAAGCTGGACCGGCCCGCGGGGG GTCCCAGTGCAGAGAGCCAGCGACCATCTAATGCCTACAATGGAGATCTCAATGGGCTCCTGGTCCCAGACCCCCTCTGCTCAGGTGATGGTACTTCAACAAACAAGCCTGGTCTCCGAGCCATGCCACCTATTAACCTGCAGGAAAAGCAGGTCAT ctgccTCTTAGGAGACGACAGTTCCACCTGCATCGGGATTTTGGCCAAGGAGGTGGAGATTGTGGCCAGCAGTGACTCTAGCATTTCGAGCAAGGCACGGGGGAGCAACAAG GTGAAAATCCAGCCCGTCGCCAAGTATGACTGGGAGCAGAAATACTACTATGGCAACCTGATTGCTGTGTCCAACTCTTTCTTGGCCTATGCTATTCGGG CTGCCAACAACGGCTCAGCGATGGTACGGGTGATCAGTGTCAGCACTTCAGAGAGGACCCTGCTCAAAGGCTTCACAGGCAGCGTGGCTGATCTGGCCTTTGCACACCTCAATTCCCCACAGCTGGCCTGCCTGGATGAGGCAGGCAACCTGTTTGTGTGGCGCTTGGCCCTGGTTAATGGCAAAATTCA AGAGGAGATCTTGGTCCATATCCGACAGCCAGAGGGCACTCCACTGAACCACTTCCGCAGGATCATCTGGTGCCCCTTCATCCCCGAAGAGAGTGAGGACTGCTGTGAGGAGGGCAGCCCAACGGTGGCCCTGTTGCATGAGGACCGG GCTGAGGTATGGGACCTGGATATGCTCCGCTCCAACCACAGCACCTGGCCCGTGGATGTCAGCCAGATCAAGCAGGGCTTCATCGTGGTAAAAGGCCACAGCACA TGCCTAAGTGAAGGGGCCCTCTCACCTGATGGGACTGTCCTGGCTACCGCAAGTCATGATGGCTTCGTCAAGTTCTGGCAGATTTACATCGAGGGGCAGGATGAGCCTAG GTGTTTGCACGAGTGGAAGCCTCACGATGGGAggcccctctcctgcctcctgttCTGTGACAACCACAAGAAACAGGATCCTGA GGTCCCTTTCTGGAGGTTCCTCATTACTGGTGCTGACCAGAATCGGGAGCTGAAGATGTGGTGCACGGTGTCCTGGACCTGCCTGCAGACCATTCG CTTCTCCCCAGATATCTTCAGCTCAGTGAGTGTGCCCCCCAGCCTCAAGGTTTGCCTGGACCTCTCAGCAGAATACCTGATTCTCAGCGATGTGCAACGGAAG GTCCTCTACGTGATGGAACTGCTGCAGAACCAGGAGGAGGGCCGTGCCTGCTTCAGCTCCATCTCTGAGTTCCTGCTCACCCACCCTGTGCTGAGCTTCGGTATCCAGGTTGTGAGTCGCTGCCGGCTGCGGCACACTGAGGTGCTGCCAGCCGAGGAGGAGAATGACAGCCTAGGGGCTG ATGGGACCCATGGAGCTGGTGCCGTGGAGTCTGCAGCCGGTGTGCTCATCAAGCTCTTCTGTGTGCACACTAA GGCATTGCAAGATGTACAGATCCGCTTCCAGCCACAGCTGAACCCTGACGTGGTGGCCCCGCTCCCCACACACCCTGCCCGTGAGGACTTTG CATTTGGAGAGTCTCGACCAGAACTGGCTTCTGAGGGCCTGGGATCTGCCACTCACGGCTCCCAGCCTGACCTCCGACGCATCGTGGAGCTGCCTGCACCTGCCGACTTCCTCAGTCTGAGCGGTGAGACCAAGCCCAAGCTGATGACACCTGACGCCTTCATGACACCTAGCGCCTCCCTGCAGCAG ATCGCTGCGTCTcctagcagcagcagcagcagcagcagttccTCTCTTACAGCGGTGTCTGCCATGAGCAGTACTTCGGCTGTGGACCCCTCCCTGCCCAG GCCACCTGAGGAGCTGACCTTGAGCCCCAAGCTACAGCTGGATGGCGGCCTGACaatgagcagcagcagcagcctgcaGGCAAGCCCACGTAGCCTCTTGCCTGGCCTGCTCCCAAGTCCGGCCGACAAATTGCCTCCCAAAGGGCCCGGGCAG GTGCCTACTGCTGCCTCTACACTATCCCTGGAGCTGCAGGAAGTGGAGCCCCTGGGGCTACCCCAGGCTTCCCCCAGCCGCACCCGCTCCCCCGATGTTATCTCCTCAGCTTCCACCGCCTTGTCCCAGGATATCCCTGAGATCGCATCTGAGGCACTGTCCCGTGGCTTTGGCTCTTCCGCTCCTGAGGGCCTGGAGCCAGACAGTATGGCCTCAGCTGCTTCAGCACTACACCTGCTGTCTCCACGGCCCCGGCCGGGACCCGAGCTTGGCCCCCAGCTTAGCTTGGATGGAGGCCCTGGGGATGGGGATCGGCATAGTACCCCTTCCCTCCTGGAGGCAGCCTTGACCCAGGAGGCCACGGCCCCTGACAGTCAGGTCTGGCCTACGGCACCAGACATTACTCGTGAGACCTGCAGCAGCCTGGCAGAGAG cccccggAATGGCCTCCAGGAAAAGCACAAGAGCCTGGCCTTTCACCGACCACCTTATCACCTGCTGCAGCAACACGACAGTCAGGACGCCAGTGCCGAGCAAAG CGACCACGATGACGAGGTGGCCAGCCTGGCCTCTGCTGCAGGGGGCTTTGGCACCAAAGTTCCCACTCCACGTCTTCCTGCCAAGGACTGGAAGACCAAAGGATCCCCTCGGGCCTCACCTAAGCTCAAGCGAAAGGGCAAAAAGGATGACGG GGATTCGTCCGTGGGATCCCGGCTCACAGAGCACCAG GTGGCAGAGGCCCCTGAGGACTGGCCAGCACTAATTTGGCAACAGCAGAGAGAGCTGGCGCAGCTTCGGCACAGCCAAGAAGAGCTGCTACAACGTCTGTGCACCCAGCTTGAAGGCCTGCAGAGCACCGTCACGGGCCACGTAGAACGTGCCCTAGAGTCACGGCACGAGCAGGAGC AGCGGCGACTGGAGCGGGCACTGGCTGAGGGACAGCAGCGTGGTGGGCAGCTGCAGGAGCAGCTGACGCAACAGCTGTCCCAAGCGCTATCTTCAGCTGTGGCTGGGCGGCTGGAGCGCAGCATACGGGATGAGATCAAGAAGACGGTTCCTCCGT GTGTGTCTAGGAGTCTGGAGCCCGTGGCAGGCCAACTGAGCAACTCGGTGGCCACCAAACTCACAGCCGTGGAGGGTAGCATGAAAGAGAATATCTCCAAGCTGCTGAAGTCCAAG AACTTAACAGATGCCATTGCCCGAGCAGCCGCAGACACGTTACAGGGGCCAATGCAGGCCGCCTACCGTGAAGCCTTCCAGAGCGTGGTACTGCCCGCCTTCGAGAAGAGCTGCCAGGCCATGTTCCAGCAGATCAATGATAGCTTCCGACTGGGCACGCAGGAAT ACTTGCAGCAGCTGGAGAGCCACATGAAGAGCCGAAAGGCACGAGAACAGGAGGCGCGGGAGCCCGTGCTGGCCCAGCTGCGGGGCCTGGTCAGCACACTGCAGGGGGCCACTGAGCAGATGGCAGCTACTGTGTCCAGCAGCGTTCGGGCTGAGGTGCAGCACCAGCTGCACGTGGCTGTTGGCAG CCTGCAAGAGGCAATTTTAGCACAGGTGCAGCGCATTGTTAAGGGTGAGGTGAGTGTGGCACTCAAGGAGCAGCAGGCTGCCGTCACCTCTAGCATCATGCAGGCCATGCGCTCAGCCGCTGGCACACCTGTCCCTGCCACCCACCTCGACTGCCAAGCCCAGCAAGCCCATAtcctgcagctgctgcagcagggcCACCTCAATCAGGCCTTCCAGCAG GCCCTGACAGCTGCCGACCTGAACCTGGTGCTGTACGTGTGTGAAACTGTGGACCCAGGCCAGGTTTTTGGGCAGCCACCTtgccccctctcccagcctgTACTCCTTTCACTCATCCAGCAACTGGCCTCTGACCTTGGCACTCGAACTGACCTCAAGCTCAG CTACCTGGAAGAGGCTGTGATGCACCTGGACCACAGTGACCCCATCACTCGGGACCACATGGGCTCCGTCATGGCCCAGGTGCGCCAGAAGCTCTTTCAGTTCCTGCAGGCGGAGCCACACAACTCACTTGGCAAAGCGGCCCGGCGTCTCAGCCTCATGCTGCACGGCCTTATGACCCCCAGCCTCCCTTAG
- the EDC4 gene encoding enhancer of mRNA-decapping protein 4 isoform X5: protein MASSCASIDIEDATQHLRDILKLDRPAGGPSAESQRPSNAYNGDLNGLLVPDPLCSGDGTSTNKPGLRAMPPINLQEKQVICLLGDDSSTCIGILAKEVEIVASSDSSISSKARGSNKVKIQPVAKYDWEQKYYYGNLIAVSNSFLAYAIRAANNGSAMVRVISVSTSERTLLKGFTGSVADLAFAHLNSPQLACLDEAGNLFVWRLALVNGKIQEEILVHIRQPEGTPLNHFRRIIWCPFIPEESEDCCEEGSPTVALLHEDRAEVWDLDMLRSNHSTWPVDVSQIKQGFIVVKGHSTCLSEGALSPDGTVLATASHDGFVKFWQIYIEGQDEPRCLHEWKPHDGRPLSCLLFCDNHKKQDPEVPFWRFLITGADQNRELKMWCTVSWTCLQTIRFSPDIFSSVSVPPSLKVCLDLSAEYLILSDVQRKVLYVMELLQNQEEGRACFSSISEFLLTHPVLSFGIQVVSRCRLRHTEVLPAEEENDSLGADGTHGAGAVESAAGVLIKLFCVHTKALQDVQIRFQPQLNPDVVAPLPTHPAREDFAFGESRPELASEGLGSATHGSQPDLRRIVELPAPADFLSLSGETKPKLMTPDAFMTPSASLQQIAASPSSSSSSSSSSLTAVSAMSSTSAVDPSLPSRPPEELTLSPKLQLDGGLTMSSSSSLQASPRSLLPGLLPSPADKLPPKGPGQVPTAASTLSLELQEVEPLGLPQASPSRTRSPDVISSASTALSQDIPEIASEALSRGFGSSAPEGLEPDSMASAASALHLLSPRPRPGPELGPQLSLDGGPGDGDRHSTPSLLEAALTQEATAPDSQVWPTAPDITRETCSSLAESPRNGLQEKHKSLAFHRPPYHLLQQHDSQDASAEQSDHDDEVASLASAAGGFGTKVPTPRLPAKDWKTKGSPRASPKLKRKGKKDDGDSSVGSRLTEHQVAEAPEDWPALIWQQQRELAQLRHSQEELLQRLCTQLEGLQSTVTGHVERALESRHEQEQRRLERALAEGQQRGGQLQEQLTQQLSQALSSAVAGRLERSIRDEIKKTVPPCVSRSLEPVAGQLSNSVATKLTAVEGSMKENISKLLKSKNLTDAIARAAADTLQGPMQAAYREAFQSVVLPAFEKSCQAMFQQINDSFRLGTQEYLQQLESHMKSRKAREQEAREPVLAQLRGLVSTLQGATEQMAATVSSSVRAEVQHQLHVAVGSLQEAILAQVQRIVKGEVSVALKEQQAAVTSSIMQAMRSAAGTPVPATHLDCQAQQAHILQLLQQGHLNQAFQQALTAADLNLVLYVCETVDPGQVFGQPPCPLSQPVLLSLIQQLASDLGTRTDLKLSYLEEAVMHLDHSDPITRDHMGSVMAQVRQKLFQFLQAEPHNSLGKAARRLSLMLHGLMTPSLP from the exons ATGGCCTCTTCCTGCGCGAGCATCGACATCGAGGACGCCACGCAGCACCTGCGGGACATCCTCAAGCTGGACCGGCCCGCGGGGG GTCCCAGTGCAGAGAGCCAGCGACCATCTAATGCCTACAATGGAGATCTCAATGGGCTCCTGGTCCCAGACCCCCTCTGCTCAGGTGATGGTACTTCAACAAACAAGCCTGGTCTCCGAGCCATGCCACCTATTAACCTGCAGGAAAAGCAGGTCAT ctgccTCTTAGGAGACGACAGTTCCACCTGCATCGGGATTTTGGCCAAGGAGGTGGAGATTGTGGCCAGCAGTGACTCTAGCATTTCGAGCAAGGCACGGGGGAGCAACAAG GTGAAAATCCAGCCCGTCGCCAAGTATGACTGGGAGCAGAAATACTACTATGGCAACCTGATTGCTGTGTCCAACTCTTTCTTGGCCTATGCTATTCGGG CTGCCAACAACGGCTCAGCGATGGTACGGGTGATCAGTGTCAGCACTTCAGAGAGGACCCTGCTCAAAGGCTTCACAGGCAGCGTGGCTGATCTGGCCTTTGCACACCTCAATTCCCCACAGCTGGCCTGCCTGGATGAGGCAGGCAACCTGTTTGTGTGGCGCTTGGCCCTGGTTAATGGCAAAATTCA AGAGGAGATCTTGGTCCATATCCGACAGCCAGAGGGCACTCCACTGAACCACTTCCGCAGGATCATCTGGTGCCCCTTCATCCCCGAAGAGAGTGAGGACTGCTGTGAGGAGGGCAGCCCAACGGTGGCCCTGTTGCATGAGGACCGG GCTGAGGTATGGGACCTGGATATGCTCCGCTCCAACCACAGCACCTGGCCCGTGGATGTCAGCCAGATCAAGCAGGGCTTCATCGTGGTAAAAGGCCACAGCACA TGCCTAAGTGAAGGGGCCCTCTCACCTGATGGGACTGTCCTGGCTACCGCAAGTCATGATGGCTTCGTCAAGTTCTGGCAGATTTACATCGAGGGGCAGGATGAGCCTAG GTGTTTGCACGAGTGGAAGCCTCACGATGGGAggcccctctcctgcctcctgttCTGTGACAACCACAAGAAACAGGATCCTGA GGTCCCTTTCTGGAGGTTCCTCATTACTGGTGCTGACCAGAATCGGGAGCTGAAGATGTGGTGCACGGTGTCCTGGACCTGCCTGCAGACCATTCG CTTCTCCCCAGATATCTTCAGCTCAGTGAGTGTGCCCCCCAGCCTCAAGGTTTGCCTGGACCTCTCAGCAGAATACCTGATTCTCAGCGATGTGCAACGGAAG GTCCTCTACGTGATGGAACTGCTGCAGAACCAGGAGGAGGGCCGTGCCTGCTTCAGCTCCATCTCTGAGTTCCTGCTCACCCACCCTGTGCTGAGCTTCGGTATCCAGGTTGTGAGTCGCTGCCGGCTGCGGCACACTGAGGTGCTGCCAGCCGAGGAGGAGAATGACAGCCTAGGGGCTG ATGGGACCCATGGAGCTGGTGCCGTGGAGTCTGCAGCCGGTGTGCTCATCAAGCTCTTCTGTGTGCACACTAA GGCATTGCAAGATGTACAGATCCGCTTCCAGCCACAGCTGAACCCTGACGTGGTGGCCCCGCTCCCCACACACCCTGCCCGTGAGGACTTTG CATTTGGAGAGTCTCGACCAGAACTGGCTTCTGAGGGCCTGGGATCTGCCACTCACGGCTCCCAGCCTGACCTCCGACGCATCGTGGAGCTGCCTGCACCTGCCGACTTCCTCAGTCTGAGCGGTGAGACCAAGCCCAAGCTGATGACACCTGACGCCTTCATGACACCTAGCGCCTCCCTGCAGCAG ATCGCTGCGTCTcctagcagcagcagcagcagcagcagttccTCTCTTACAGCGGTGTCTGCCATGAGCAGTACTTCGGCTGTGGACCCCTCCCTGCCCAG CAGGCCACCTGAGGAGCTGACCTTGAGCCCCAAGCTACAGCTGGATGGCGGCCTGACaatgagcagcagcagcagcctgcaGGCAAGCCCACGTAGCCTCTTGCCTGGCCTGCTCCCAAGTCCGGCCGACAAATTGCCTCCCAAAGGGCCCGGGCAG GTGCCTACTGCTGCCTCTACACTATCCCTGGAGCTGCAGGAAGTGGAGCCCCTGGGGCTACCCCAGGCTTCCCCCAGCCGCACCCGCTCCCCCGATGTTATCTCCTCAGCTTCCACCGCCTTGTCCCAGGATATCCCTGAGATCGCATCTGAGGCACTGTCCCGTGGCTTTGGCTCTTCCGCTCCTGAGGGCCTGGAGCCAGACAGTATGGCCTCAGCTGCTTCAGCACTACACCTGCTGTCTCCACGGCCCCGGCCGGGACCCGAGCTTGGCCCCCAGCTTAGCTTGGATGGAGGCCCTGGGGATGGGGATCGGCATAGTACCCCTTCCCTCCTGGAGGCAGCCTTGACCCAGGAGGCCACGGCCCCTGACAGTCAGGTCTGGCCTACGGCACCAGACATTACTCGTGAGACCTGCAGCAGCCTGGCAGAGAG cccccggAATGGCCTCCAGGAAAAGCACAAGAGCCTGGCCTTTCACCGACCACCTTATCACCTGCTGCAGCAACACGACAGTCAGGACGCCAGTGCCGAGCAAAG CGACCACGATGACGAGGTGGCCAGCCTGGCCTCTGCTGCAGGGGGCTTTGGCACCAAAGTTCCCACTCCACGTCTTCCTGCCAAGGACTGGAAGACCAAAGGATCCCCTCGGGCCTCACCTAAGCTCAAGCGAAAGGGCAAAAAGGATGACGG GGATTCGTCCGTGGGATCCCGGCTCACAGAGCACCAG GTGGCAGAGGCCCCTGAGGACTGGCCAGCACTAATTTGGCAACAGCAGAGAGAGCTGGCGCAGCTTCGGCACAGCCAAGAAGAGCTGCTACAACGTCTGTGCACCCAGCTTGAAGGCCTGCAGAGCACCGTCACGGGCCACGTAGAACGTGCCCTAGAGTCACGGCACGAGCAGGAGC AGCGGCGACTGGAGCGGGCACTGGCTGAGGGACAGCAGCGTGGTGGGCAGCTGCAGGAGCAGCTGACGCAACAGCTGTCCCAAGCGCTATCTTCAGCTGTGGCTGGGCGGCTGGAGCGCAGCATACGGGATGAGATCAAGAAGACGGTTCCTCCGT GTGTGTCTAGGAGTCTGGAGCCCGTGGCAGGCCAACTGAGCAACTCGGTGGCCACCAAACTCACAGCCGTGGAGGGTAGCATGAAAGAGAATATCTCCAAGCTGCTGAAGTCCAAG AACTTAACAGATGCCATTGCCCGAGCAGCCGCAGACACGTTACAGGGGCCAATGCAGGCCGCCTACCGTGAAGCCTTCCAGAGCGTGGTACTGCCCGCCTTCGAGAAGAGCTGCCAGGCCATGTTCCAGCAGATCAATGATAGCTTCCGACTGGGCACGCAGGAAT ACTTGCAGCAGCTGGAGAGCCACATGAAGAGCCGAAAGGCACGAGAACAGGAGGCGCGGGAGCCCGTGCTGGCCCAGCTGCGGGGCCTGGTCAGCACACTGCAGGGGGCCACTGAGCAGATGGCAGCTACTGTGTCCAGCAGCGTTCGGGCTGAGGTGCAGCACCAGCTGCACGTGGCTGTTGGCAG CCTGCAAGAGGCAATTTTAGCACAGGTGCAGCGCATTGTTAAGGGTGAGGTGAGTGTGGCACTCAAGGAGCAGCAGGCTGCCGTCACCTCTAGCATCATGCAGGCCATGCGCTCAGCCGCTGGCACACCTGTCCCTGCCACCCACCTCGACTGCCAAGCCCAGCAAGCCCATAtcctgcagctgctgcagcagggcCACCTCAATCAGGCCTTCCAGCAG GCCCTGACAGCTGCCGACCTGAACCTGGTGCTGTACGTGTGTGAAACTGTGGACCCAGGCCAGGTTTTTGGGCAGCCACCTtgccccctctcccagcctgTACTCCTTTCACTCATCCAGCAACTGGCCTCTGACCTTGGCACTCGAACTGACCTCAAGCTCAG CTACCTGGAAGAGGCTGTGATGCACCTGGACCACAGTGACCCCATCACTCGGGACCACATGGGCTCCGTCATGGCCCAGGTGCGCCAGAAGCTCTTTCAGTTCCTGCAGGCGGAGCCACACAACTCACTTGGCAAAGCGGCCCGGCGTCTCAGCCTCATGCTGCACGGCCTTATGACCCCCAGCCTCCCTTAG